The window ctcttcccttcaattaAACCCTCtctacctttcttcttctcccgtTACTCGATTTGGTTGCCTCACTTGCTGGTTTTGATATTACTGCTAAGTTCCTCACTTTATCAAGGTAGTAATCTTCAACTCCTAATTTTACTTGCTGCTTCTGTAATAGACTTTGTTAAGTGAAACCTCTGCTAACAGTAAGACAGTCTCTTGTCTCTTAgcgtgtttttgtgtttcattgttAATCTCGTTGCTGGTTTATTGCAAGGTTGGTGCTTTGAAATATCATGTCAGAGACTGGTGATTTATATCTAGAGCTGGCCGAAGATGATCCCTTTTATCAACATAAAAAGGTCTGCTTTGCTAATTTTCTTTGCTCCTTCTGTTGTTATCTCAATACTCAAGCTCCACCAGCTTTTGCCATGATAGTCTAAAGATTAGACCTTTTTTATTCATTCTGGCTAATTGAGTTGTGTGGATCAGTATAGGGAATATGATGTTAGatagataataatatttctGGGAAGTGGGAACTGCTGATTGCTATTAGTCCGCTGGTTTGAATGAGACGAAAGACAATGAATCTTAATCTGGCTCTTGGGACTGATATATAAATCTACATTTGAATGGTTTAGCATTTTTTGGCTTTGTTAGTGTTGCAGTGATTTAGCAAGATTAAACATTTTCTCATGTATCATGACAtgtattgattgatttttattaaaatagagGTGAaatttttcttatgatttttgtCTGTAGACGCTCTTGAGTTGCAAAGGTTTAGGCGTAAAGGAAACATTGAACCTCAATGGATCATTATCTGAACAGCTGTTGAATGCTGCATTGGAAAAGTTGCTTCAGTTTGGAAGAATAGCGAACCTCGATAAGGTAAAGCAGATATCACAGGCTATTGTGGACCTGTTTTTGCTTTCCCATGCTTGTGTTTTGATTGGTGAAGTTTCTTTAGATGATGGACTGAGTGAAATGCAGGTGGAAGTTTACTTTGGTGAAGATGCTTGCACTCCAGCAGGAATTTACAGCGTAAGAAACGAAATCTCAACTCTGAGCTGGATCCTTTCGCTCATACCGGTTTCTTGTGATATACAAACACATGCCGTTACCTTGGAAGCTCTACGAGCCGCTGTAAAAGGTAGAATCAGTGAGGTTGTTGGAGTGGAAAAAGAGGAAGGTAGAGTTGTTGATAGCTATAGATGCGGAAAGGAAAGCAGATTAGTAGAATGGGGTCAGGACAATGGAGTCAAAACCAAATTGCAGATAGCTCGTAAGCTTAgcggttttttatttattctgttATGAAGTTAGAGATTACATAAATGATGAACAGAGATTTAAGTTTATTACAATGTTACAGAAATTGATGGCTATGGACGAGGAGCTATAGCTAGTGAAGACTTGAAATTTGGGGATGTTGCTTTAGAAATTCCTATCTCAAGTATCATTTCTGAGGAGTATGTGTACAACTCTGACATGGTATATCATTTTGTTTCATCTTGATTTAAAGATTGTGTCAGTTTCATCATATCAATGCTATATGATGAGTGTTTTCTTGTCTTCAGTACCCAATATTGGAGAAAATTGATGGGATTACATCTGAGACAATGCTGCTCTTATGGACCATGAGGGAGAAGCATAACCCTGACTCTATATTCAAACCATACTTTGACTCGCTGCAGGAGAATTTTTGTACTGGTAAAAAACTGTTTAGTGAACTTAATCATCCAATTCCTGTAGCAGTGTGTGTTTCAAAGGGATATAACAAACATTGATTCTCATTTGCAGGTTTGAGTTTTGGAGTTGATGCAATCATGGAGCTTGATGGTACATTGCTTTTAGATGAAATAATGCAAGCTAAAGAGGTGTGTGACTAGATCCCTTTCTCTTATCTATTGTTTCTGTGTGATCTGTATTATTTTTACCATTGGCCATTGTTTGTTTTATCTGCAGCTTTTGCGTGAGAGGTATGATGAATTGGTTCCTCTTTTATCGAACCACCAGCATGTATTTCCAACGGAGCTCTATACATGGGAACACTACTTATGGGCTTGTGAGTTGTATTACTCAAATAGCATGCAAATCAAATTCCCTGATGGAAAGCTGAAGACTTGCTTGATTCCTGTCGCTGGTTTTCTCAACCATTCTGTATGTTTGCTCTCTCTTTCTGGTTTACTAAGAAACTCCTATCACTTCCCTGGTTGATAATTTGGCGGGTCTGCAGGTATACCCACACATAGTGAAATATGGAAAAGTAGATATTGAGACGAGTTCCTTGAAGTTTCCAGTCTCAAGGCCCTGCAACAAAGGGGAACAATGTTTTCTTAGCTACGGAAACTACTCTAGTTCGCATCTGTTAACATTTTACGGATTTTTACCAAAAGGCGATAACCCGTATGATGTCATTCCCTTAGGTAGTTTTTACCTTACCTCATTGTTCTGAGATCACACTCAACCTTCTTACATATTTCTTTTGCCTAAACTTTTGTATTTCTCTTCCTTGCAGATTTTGATGTCATTGATGATGAAGACATCGAGAATGATTGTTCTTGGACAACTCACATGTTACGTGGGACTTGGCTATCGAGCAATCATGACATCTTCCACTACGGCTTACCAACTCCCTTGTTGAACTACTTGCGGAGAGCTCATGGTCTTGTTCATCATTCTGAAACAGATGTATCTTATCTTGATCACCttcttataattttatgttgGTGCAGTAGTTTACATCTCCATCTCTGAATGTAACCCGTTTATCTCTTTCCTCGTTTCTTGATTCTCTTAAGCTGTGGAAGAACTTGGAAACTGAGATGGAAGTACTCGGAACTCTCAGATCCACGTTCGACGACATGATGCAAAACCTCGGCGATGTGGATTCCATCGACAGGTAAAAGTAGTTTGTATTTAATGATATACGAAAGCTGAAAACAGAGGCGAGCTAGTTTTGCTTATTCATTCGTGTTTATATTTACAGAGAAAACGCGGATCAGGATGTTAAAATGGCGATGGAGTTCAAAGAGCAGCAGAGAAAGATTGTCTCTTCCATTCTTGATTCATGTTCTGCAGGTATCAAACTGGTTCAAGACTTAATAACCAAACCACCGGTTTAACGAGACGGGATCTTTAAAGAAAGTTCTAAGTTGTTTGTTCTACATACTACATGTATCATCAAACTGGTTGAAAGAAAGGTctaagttgttgttgtaatattGTAGTTCTCAAACATTTTAGATGATCAAAAATTCACAAGGGATATTCCTCTTTTTGCTTATTGAATTACTTCGTATTCACGTGCATACGTATATCATATCATAAAATAGCTATAAGAGCTAAAATCAGTCACTCTTCAAAGCCAAAGAGAATTGCTCtaggagaaaaaacaaaaccacatCTATTTTGTATTCATAACCTAGTTGACACCCGTTTACGTACTTCGATTATGTGCTTATATCATCCCAAGTATTGTATATAAGATTGGGCTTGGCTAATAAAATCATTGAGCCCATAAGCAGAAAAACCCTAACTCTACCTCTCCAATATAAAAACCCTAgtcatctttctctcttcttcaccaacaacAAAGTTAACGCCTCTATCTTCTCATGTTCTTCTGCTAGCGCTTCATGTGTATAAGATTAAGATGACTAAATAGAAATAAGAATGTGAACTTATCACTCGTAAGTCGAAACCCATCTTATACTTATCCATATGAAGGGCAAGTACAAGAACATGAGGACCATGAGCATCATCCCGTGTTGTTGTCTTTCCATCTACGTCTCTAAGGTATGAATGATGATGGTCTTGATAAGATCtgttatattttactttattttatttttgctgtgGAGACACTATTTTTATTGGTATTTGTTGACAGACACGTCTTGCTTTAAGTTTTAATGACACAGATACATCACATATATATGACGTTTTGGCAATTTTATTTTACCACATAAGCGGCTCGAATCAATAACCCATGACGGTGAAAGTGAGTAACCCATAACGTTTTTTGGCAATTTTATTCATGAAAACCAGCATTAATTCAGTCAAATTCATCTtggataaattaaataattttagagaattttttgcaagtttgaaattataataatttataattatagaGTTGCAACTGTTTATTGTAAAGttgtatttattcaaatattcatatattttaaaatctatatattacaaaaattataaacattcaAGACCAAATAACAACAGAATGAGAAAGCaattccctatatattaatagagaaacactcttacaaaaaaaactgaggTGTCGCGATTAGAGATggtacattttttaataaatgtctttacttttcattgttatttacataaatatgccaCTGAAATATCATGAGCCAatgttttttctattagtttttaaaaatgaaagatttaatcaactattaaatctgaaaatatatttaattatcattttcataatctatttacttattaaaagtaaattacttttcacaaacaagaaaaaaattattcatttatttatcacttttatcattttcctcattgcatttttaaatttaagattagtttaaatgaaatcaattagtttaaaatattgctttatttgtttaatggtatagtgatatagaaaataatgtaaaacataaaatatgtgaatttgatttttagaaacacaaaaagacgtcaaaactttctacaccaccttgaaattattttccaagtttaaatatttcacggctgaaacatattttacagaatataaacgcaaatttgaataaacgaaaaaaactttacttacattttttgttttatacagacaaatcttaaatctcaaataataattttactcataatattttatttaaatcgatttattccGTATATAGTGCGGGTTGGACTCAGACCCTCAGCGATGTCGCAtgggaagtattttagaaaaaaagtaaataaatttaaaatttaaaactatacattatgaaaccatttgaatgtaatagaatagtttgaatatataaaaattaaacataaactattactaaaaacacaaccatcaaagtgaaaacttataaacaaaaaatattatatagaatagACGTAACTTTGCAAATAATATTGTTAAaggtattataaatatataagatttttatgaagaattatggtaaagagataagattaaaaaaatcataatgacaAAATGAtcataactgagaatattgaattaatggttgtaatgagtaaatgtaatttttcttaaatttataattaaaaatgtatttaataatgagtgaaactatatcaaagaaaaattgaaattaaaatacacaactttcaaaaacatgataaaataaattttaaatattaaaatagtttttttaacaaaaatgacaataaatagacgcaactataaattctatattaagttgtattaaatttctctattacTATAATcctttctaaa is drawn from Camelina sativa cultivar DH55 chromosome 1, Cs, whole genome shotgun sequence and contains these coding sequences:
- the LOC104700888 gene encoding histone-lysine N-methyltransferase setd3-like, giving the protein MSETGDLYLELAEDDPFYQHKKTLLSCKGLGVKETLNLNGSLSEQLLNAALEKLLQFGRIANLDKVEVYFGEDACTPAGIYSVRNEISTLSWILSLIPVSCDIQTHAVTLEALRAAVKGRISEVVGVEKEEGRVVDSYRCGKESRLVEWGQDNGVKTKLQIAQIDGYGRGAIASEDLKFGDVALEIPISSIISEEYVYNSDMYPILEKIDGITSETMLLLWTMREKHNPDSIFKPYFDSLQENFCTGLSFGVDAIMELDGTLLLDEIMQAKELLRERYDELVPLLSNHQHVFPTELYTWEHYLWACELYYSNSMQIKFPDGKLKTCLIPVAGFLNHSVYPHIVKYGKVDIETSSLKFPVSRPCNKGEQCFLSYGNYSSSHLLTFYGFLPKGDNPYDVIPLDFDVIDDEDIENDCSWTTHMLRGTWLSSNHDIFHYGLPTPLLNYLRRAHGLVHHSETDLWKNLETEMEVLGTLRSTFDDMMQNLGDVDSIDRENADQDVKMAMEFKEQQRKIVSSILDSCSAGIKLVQDLITKPPV